Proteins found in one Macrobrachium nipponense isolate FS-2020 chromosome 4, ASM1510439v2, whole genome shotgun sequence genomic segment:
- the LOC135210835 gene encoding zinc finger protein 501-like — translation MEPDTLESTVKTEGFLKEEPYEDFIIESPEYVTKDPLSEDAKYGTECKEERNQDAQLESDAKCIVFEQGENECDLNSKIDPSTKLFKCEECGKTYIRKDSLRYHIRTHTGEKPFTCEDCGKSYHRKDSYRQHMKVHTGLSSYVCEKCGQSFHLRDTYRDHLKSHQTARPVAVSELGKTFPSQHENDLGVNTIDKQFVCEICGRQFTLACTLELHLRTHTEDKSLACKECGQIFYQNEDLQTHMNIHLSEKPFVCEVCGKVYRRNCDLKVHMRIHTGHRPFVCEKCGRSFRQSCTFKHHLRTHTGDKPFTCQECGKKFYQSGDLQKHMRVHTGEKPFVCDVCGKAYRKNRDLKVHMRNHTGEKPFKCSICDKTFTRGEILKSHLRVHTGEKPYKCEICGKSFSQSGTLREHTILHTGERPYVCKECGKTFNQRGTYNCHKKLHL, via the coding sequence ATGGAACCTGACACCTTGGAATCGACTGTTAAAACTGAAGGATTCCTCAAAGAAGAGCCTTATGAAGATTTCATAATTGAAAGTCCGGAATATGTTACCAAAGATCCATTATCTGAGGATGCAAAATATGGCACTGAATGCAAAGAGGAAAGAAATCAGGATGCTCAGTTGGAATCGGATGCAAAATGTATTGTATTTGAACAAGGGGAAAATGAGTGTGACCTGAATTCTAAGATAGACCCAAGCACCAAGCTGTTTAAATGTGAAGAATGTGGAAAGACATATATCAGGAAAGATAGTTTGAGGTATCATATAAGGACtcacactggagagaaaccaTTTACTTGCGAGGATTGTGGAAAGTCGTATCATCGTAAAGATAGCTACAGACAACACATGAAAGTCCACACAGGACTGAGCTCTTACGTTTGTGAGAAGTGTGGACAGTCATTTCATCTGAGGGATACGTACAGAGACCACCTGAAATCTCATCAAACAGCGAGGCCGGTTGCAGTTAGTGAACTTGGTAAGACATTTCCTTCACAGCATGAAAATGACTTGGGAGTTAACACCATTGACAAACAATTTGTTTGCGAGATATGTGGCAGGCAGTTTACTCTGGCATGTACTCTTGAACTTCACTTACGAACTCATACAGAGGACAAGTCACTTGCATGCAAGGAATGTGGGCAAATTTTTTATCAGAATGAGGACCTTCAAACACACATGAATATTCACTTGAGTGAGAAGCCATTTGTTTGTGAGGTATGTGGGAAAGTTTATAGGCGAAATTGCGATCTAAAAGTTCACATGCGAATTCACACTGGGCACAGACCATTTGTTTGTGAGAAATGTGGCAGGTCTTTCAGGCAGTCATGCACGTTCAAGCATCACTTGAGAACTCACACTGGAGATAAACCGTTCACCTGTCAGGAATGTGGGAAAAAATTTTATCAGAGTGGGGATCTTCAAAAGCACATGAGAGTTCACACAGGAGAAAAACCTTTTGTTTGTGATGTCTGTGGAAAAGCATACAGGAAAAACAGGGATCTCAAGGTTCACATGAGAAATCACACTGGGGAGAAACCTTTCAAGTGTAGCATATGTGACAAAACTTTTACTCGTGGTGAGATTCTCAAGAGTCACTTGAGAGTTCATACAGGTGAGAAACCATACAAGTGTGAGATTTGTGGAAAGTCATTTAGTCAAAGTGGGACTTTGAGAGAGCACACAATATTGCACACTGGAGAGCGGCCGTATGTTTGTAAGGAATGTGGAAAGACTTTTAATCAAAGAGGAACTTATAATTGTCATAAAAAACTCCACTTGTGA